The Tubulanus polymorphus chromosome 1, tnTubPoly1.2, whole genome shotgun sequence genome contains a region encoding:
- the LOC141906956 gene encoding uncharacterized protein LOC141906956: MKMDKELADSLTTAVESGRADIIANLLSNYSTETNPDLFDRDALLNSDVNDDGTILHLASKLGRPDIVRTLLAAGADPGLRNKNGVSPFNCATMDKVLEVFNTELLQAVAQSNVVRVCEILDAGVDINLIDSAESQNTPLHWAASFADKEMIQCLCEHGANINVQNAQGSTALHDAVCRGDISIVEELISYGADSSIKAEFGKYAGLSALEMAKGTNMERIIELGGQSPITNVSTDDLASELNDLNMNKCNSPTELPAKILPIEQNTISSEKPRLSNSSLPNIVTDTRLHLLWPTPQKIIQREGKPFKPAENLKICIIPGPHSESVQQMKRIWESQRDYLKTLGYSLELSLHHASVKLDEPHIMCHINPRLVNKPEGYSLSVNNDVIKIVSHDLAGLYYAICTFSQMLVMCTKDDGIPSLKILDHPALPVRGVLLDLSKGRLPTVETLKSTIQLLATLKINQVHFYTRFTKPTNHGWQLPYSVMELVDLESFCTLLFITLIPVLDVCPTVAFNDIPELYYTFGEFLNAFPSSSYVNVGPRLSSFLLNTTEDDALFLDDAHRLLPLKADHTVQLCGFVFHGGIDTMPHLPLNMILMEYGFQADYNFSKYCKEYEESGLPFMVCPGTSAWNSLAGCPEAALSNVTGAIEAAVNHNALGMLLCNWSGIGHMTPQSISWSGYVVGAGLSWNSIIHQDFMHANLAELMNMHVFNDDNNKLGHVIVELGRAETYVLRCSKKQSENDVNNLPAELGSSLFRLLVHPNEVNLENLPADIFQKAMRHIRKCASELMSAHPKCIQNEAIIKELNITIDLMMFANRIGRALSNCGRNPCPSAGVAVINAGISNLPATAKTDLANRLLGLKEQFQLVWTLRQLPNGCQETITLLNMLLKLFIPDQEPHMTN; this comes from the exons ATGAAAATGGACAAGGAACTGGCTGACAGCTTAACGACAGCTGTCGAATCTGGACGAGCCGATATAATCGCCAATCTTCTGAGCAATTATT CTACTGAGACAAATCCGGATTTATTTGATCGGGATGCGCTTTTGAATAGCGATGTTAATGATGATGGTACAATCCTTCATTTAGCGTCCAAG CTTGGTCGACCTGATATTGTCCGAACATTACTTGCCGCTGGTGCTGATCCCGGTTTACGGAACAAGAACGGCGTGTCGCCGTTCAATTGCGCTACCATGGATAAAGTATTAGAGGTTTTCAACACTGAACTTTTGCAGGCAGTGGCTCAATCAAA TGTTGTTCGTGTTTGTGAGATATTGGATGCTGGTGTTGATATAAACTTGATAGATAGTGCTGAAAGTCAGAACACACCATTGCACTGGGCAGCTAGCTTTGCGGACAAAGAAATGATCCAATGTCTATGTG AACATGGAGCTAacataaatgtacaaaatgctCAAGGGAGTACTGCGCTTCATGATGCAGTTTGTAGAGGAGATATTAGCATAGTGGAGGAACTGATCAGTTATGGTGCTGATTCTTCAATCAAAGCTGAATTCGG cAAATATGCTGGTTTATCAGCTCTTGAAATGGCCAAAGGCACAAACATGGAAAGAATAATTGAGCTTGGAGGTCAAAGTCCTATAACAAATGTCTCAACCGATGACCTCGCTTCTG AATTGAATGATCTGAATATGAACAAGTGCAATTCACCTACGGAACTGCCTGCTAAAATACTTCCAATAGAACAAAATACTATCTCCAGTGAAAAA cCACGTTTGAGCAATTCCAGTTTGCCGAACATAGTCACAGATACCAGACTGCATTTATTATGGCCAACCCCTCAGAAAATCATCCAAAGAGAAGGAAAACCATTCAAACCTGccgaaaatctgaaaatttgtATCATTCCAGGACCACATTCTG AATCAGTTCAGCAAATGAAACGAATATGGGAATCACAACGAGACTATCTAAAAACACTCGGATATTCTCTAGAATTGAGTTTACACCATGCATCGGTTAAATTAGATGAACCGCACATTATGTGTCATATAAATCCCCGTCTAGTCAACAAACCCGAGGGATATTcattatcagttaataatgATGTG ATCAAAATTGTATCACACGATTTAGCTGGGTTATATTATGCAATATGTACATTCAGTCAAATGCTAGTTATGTGTACTAAAGACGACGGAATTCCATCTTTAAAG attctaGATCACCCGGCATTGCCAGTCAGAGGAGTGCTATTGGACCTATCTAAAGGAAGACTCCCTACTGTG GAAACTCTTAAGTCAACTATTCAGCTGTTAGCGACTCTAAAAATTAATCAG gtgcATTTCTACACTAGATTTACGAAACCAACCAATCATGGCTGGCAACTTCCATACTCGGTAAT GGAGTTGGTTGATTTAGAATCTTTTTGTACATTACTTTTCATAACACTGATTCCTGTGTTAGATGTGTGTCCTACTGTTGCATTCAATGACATACCGGAACTCTACTATACGTTTGGAGAATTTCTAAATGCATTCCCATCATCCAG TTATGTTAATGTTGGTCCTAGACTAAGCAGCTTTCTACTCAACACAACTGAAGATGATGCACTATTTTTGGATGATGCTCATCGGTTGTTGCCATTAAAAGCTGATCACACTGTACAACTTTGTGGATTTGTTTTTCATGGCGGCATAGACACAATGCCTCATCTGCCTCTGAATATGATACTGATGGAGTATGGTTTTCAG GCTGACTACAATTTTTCTAAGTATTGCAAAGAATATGAGGAAAGCGGCCTGCCATTTATGGTTTGTCCTGGTACTTCAGCATGGAATAG TCTGGCTGGCTGCCCAGAAGCTGCTTTATCGAATGTTACTGGTGCAATAGAAGCTGCTGTTAATCATAATGCATTAGGAATGTTGCTGTGTAACTGGTCGGGTATTGGTCATATGACCCCACAATCCATTAGCTGGTCGGGATATGTTGTTGGTGCTGGACTCTCATGGAATTCAATCATTCATCAG GATTTTATGCATGCTAACTTGGCTGAACTGATGAATATGCATGTGTTTAATGACGACAATAATAAACTTGGGCATGTGATCGTAGAACTGGGACGGGCGGAAACTTATGTGCTGCGCTGTTCAAAAAAGCAATCAG AAAATGATGTGAACAATTTACCAGCAGAATTGGGTTCTTCACTTTTCCGGCTTTTGGTACATCCAAATGAAGTGAATCTTGAAAATCTCCCTGCAGATATATTCCAA aaagcAATGCGTCATATTCGAAAATGTGCCAGTGAATTGATGTCTGCTCATCCTAAATGCATCCAAAATGAGGCTATTATTAAGGAACTGAATATTACAATTGATCTGATGATGTTTGCTAATAG GATTGGACGTGCTTTATCAAACTGTGGCCGTAATCCTTGTCCATCTGCAGGGGTTGCAGTTATAAACGCTGGTATATCAAATCTACCAGCAACTGCAAAAACTGATCTGGCAAACAG gTTATTGGgcttaaaagaacaattccaGCTAGTTTGGACATTGCGCCAGCTACCAAATGGTTGTCAAGAGACTATAACACTGCTGAACATGCTTCTGAAACTTTTCATACCAGATCAGGAACCGCACATGACAAATTAG
- the LOC141911159 gene encoding coiled-coil domain-containing protein 28B-like, protein METHPSVSRSPWHGTNTSGNSDLKAQSPGHPKPGLSSRKSSHGSLQRQHHHLSSGKHVDSGGSNRPCKEHTFLTDVADVREMEQGLLQLLDDFHSGKLQAFGQDCTFEKMDSIREQQERLAKLHFEIDTQQDISGPEKDANSGETSNKNIDKLMDKLKELNDSILSLKRNNITTSGSRLQAKNSPRL, encoded by the exons ATGGAAACACATCCCTCTGTATCTCGATCTCCATGGCATGGCACAAACACTAGTGGTAACAGTGATCTGAAAGCGCAGTCTCCCGGTCATCCCAAACCAGGCCTTTCAAGTAGAAAATCATCTCATGGCAGTTTGCAGAGGCAACATCATCATTTGAGTTCAG GTAAACACGTTGATAGTGGCGGCAGCAATCGCCCCTGCAAAGAGCACACATTCCTAACTGATGTAGCAGATGTACGCGAAATGGAACAGGGTTTGCTTCAGCTTCTCGATGATTTCCATTCGGGAAAACTTCAAGCATTTG GGCAAGATTGtacttttgaaaaaatggaCAGCATCAGAGAACAACAGGAGAGATTAGCAAAactgcattttgaaattgatactCAACAGGATATTTCTGG ACCAGAAAAGGATGCAAATTCCGGTGAGACTTCAAATAAGAATATAGATAAGCTCATGGATAAG CTCAAGGAACTGAATGATTCGAT ATTGAGTTTAAAGAGGAACAACATAACGACTTCGGGATCTCGTCTGCAAGCGAAAAATTCTCCGCGATTGTGA
- the LOC141913030 gene encoding uncharacterized protein LOC141913030: protein MIILVSPFPVYEVVEYGLTDSDLEEGNFVEVDSDSNIKKQLNSESTEYNSSSDLLKRESVELVEFSDDDWINKWEQDLENDPWWNESDYDYNLESDDEEHGVKDTRAAVNELGLPSDNEQGKDATDFSPMESNQDEQKKDENKYLDSFLDGSGSGDQGSASEPQAFLDPEIDNCGIWVKCQIEFLKSYESFVNALPRCPCYYPMGLKYFSEVWDNVSERYIRWKDIDGKNERIDVYKPDAVNCIRSESPGSSVLSAQVCCYDTWMMLITRGRGAGTLNLVSPDISYTLHQKMDIQPWVVCKGNWSKYQLGRPTDKQNNCLPNPEDTEFKKQFKELMYR from the exons atGATT ATATTGGTTTCACCGTTCCCAGTATACGAAGTGGTCGAGTACGGTCTAACGGATAGTGATTTGGAGGAGGGGAACTTTGTAGAAGTAGATAGTGATAGTAACATTAAGAAGCAGCTTAATTCGGAAAGTACCGAATATAATTCATCGTCTGATTTACTGAAAAGGGAATCCGTGGAATTAGTCGAGTTCAGTGACGACGATTGGATCAATAAATGGGAACAAGATCTTGAAAATGATCCTTGGTGGAATGAAAGCGATTATGATTACAATCTTGAATCAGATGACGAAGAACATGGTGTAAAAGATACAAGGGCTGCAGTTAATGAATTAGGATTGCCATCGG ATAATGAACAAGGAAAGGATGCTACAGATTTTTCGCCGATGGAATCAAATCAAGACGAACAAAAAaaggatgaaaataaatatttagattCGTTTCTAGACGGCAGTGGATCCGGCGACCAAG GTAGTGCTTCAGAACCACAAGCTTTCCTAGATCCAG AAATAGATAATTGCGGAATTTGGGTGAAGTGTCAGATTGAATTTTTGAAGTCGTACGAATCATTCGTGAACGCCCTCCCGCGATGCCCATGCTATTATCCGATGGGGTTGAAGTATTTCAGCGAGGTATGGGACAATGTGTCCGAAAGATACATCAGGTGGAAAGACATTGATGGTAAAAATGAACGTATCGATGTTTACAAACCGGATGCGGTGAACTGTATCCGATCGGAATCACCGGGTTCATCCGTATTATCTGCTCAGGTTTGTTGCTACGATACATGGATGATGCTGATAACAAGGGGTCGAGGGGCCGGTACTTTGAATCTAGTAAGCCCAGACATTTCTTATACTTTACATCAGAAGATGGATATTCAACCGTGGGTCGTCTGTAAAGGTAACTGGTCAAA GTACCAACTTGGGCGACCGACCGACAAACAAAATAACTGTTTGCCAAACCCAGAAGATACGGAATTTAAAAAGCAATTTAAAGAATTGATGTACAGATGA